Proteins from one Helicobacter ganmani genomic window:
- a CDS encoding sugar transferase encodes MYPNFIKPVLDVSLGAILLMLFSPILLIVSLLIRTKLGSPIFFTQERPGKEGKIFKIYKFRTMNNARNEKGELLPDEVRLTQLGKWIRKSSLDELPQLFNVLKGEMSFVGPRPLLVEYLPLYSKEQARRHEVKPGITGWAQINGRNAISWEEKFALDVWYVNHLSFWLDCKILWGTFYKVIKRKDISSNTSVTMEKFQGNKTHSCEE; translated from the coding sequence ATCTATCCAAACTTCATCAAGCCCGTTTTAGATGTTTCTCTTGGCGCAATTCTACTTATGCTGTTTTCTCCCATTTTGCTTATCGTCTCTTTACTTATCCGCACGAAACTTGGCTCACCTATATTTTTTACGCAAGAGCGTCCGGGCAAAGAGGGCAAAATTTTTAAGATTTACAAGTTTCGCACGATGAATAACGCACGCAATGAAAAAGGCGAATTGCTCCCCGATGAAGTAAGGCTTACGCAATTGGGTAAATGGATTCGCAAAAGTAGCTTAGATGAACTCCCCCAACTCTTTAATGTGCTAAAGGGCGAAATGAGCTTCGTAGGTCCGCGTCCGCTTCTTGTGGAATATTTGCCTTTGTATTCCAAAGAACAAGCACGTCGCCACGAAGTCAAGCCGGGAATTACAGGCTGGGCGCAAATCAATGGGCGCAATGCAATTTCTTGGGAAGAAAAGTTCGCGTTAGATGTATGGTATGTGAATCATCTTAGTTTTTGGTTAGATTGCAAGATTTTATGGGGGACTTTTTATAAGGTGATAAAACGCAAGGACATTAGCTCTAACACAAGCGTAACAATGGAGAAATTTCAAGGCAACAAAACGCATTCTTGTGAAGAATAA
- the cmoB gene encoding tRNA 5-methoxyuridine(34)/uridine 5-oxyacetic acid(34) synthase CmoB yields the protein MTQERDLEYLRAERKRALAFKNILPLVAQLERLKVIPKSELQGAKVFYGDFVRLEIPHLSEESFTLVCEVARELIPWRKGPFILNTLEIQSEWNSAIKYNLLAPHLHLSDKVVGDIGCNNGYYMFRAVELNPARIVGFDPVPLCFVQFQFLQFFAQESRLQYELLGIEELSFFARQFDVLLCLGVLYHRKSPLDAIKLVYNALKSGGEAIFDSLIIDGEQEIALCPMGRYAKMPNVYFIPTLRTFEGWLMKCGFKEIVVIATLKTAFDEQHKTQWSSGESLEDFLESSGELTIEGYPAPKRAYLKAKKL from the coding sequence ATGACGCAAGAAAGGGATTTGGAATATCTAAGGGCAGAGCGCAAACGCGCTTTGGCATTTAAAAATATTTTGCCACTTGTTGCACAACTTGAGCGTTTAAAGGTGATTCCAAAATCTGAACTTCAAGGAGCAAAAGTTTTCTATGGTGATTTTGTGCGGCTTGAGATTCCACATTTAAGCGAGGAATCTTTTACGCTTGTATGTGAGGTGGCAAGAGAGTTGATTCCGTGGCGCAAAGGTCCTTTTATCCTCAATACTTTAGAAATTCAAAGCGAATGGAATAGTGCAATTAAATACAACCTGCTTGCACCACATTTGCATTTAAGCGATAAGGTAGTAGGCGACATAGGGTGCAACAATGGTTATTATATGTTTAGGGCAGTGGAGCTTAATCCTGCTCGGATTGTGGGGTTTGACCCTGTGCCATTGTGCTTTGTGCAATTTCAATTTTTGCAATTTTTCGCACAAGAAAGCCGCTTGCAGTATGAGTTGCTTGGCATTGAGGAATTGTCCTTTTTTGCAAGACAATTTGATGTGCTGTTGTGTTTAGGGGTTTTGTATCATCGCAAAAGCCCCTTAGATGCGATTAAGCTTGTTTATAATGCCTTAAAAAGTGGAGGTGAGGCTATTTTTGATAGCCTGATAATTGATGGAGAGCAAGAAATCGCACTTTGCCCTATGGGACGCTATGCCAAAATGCCAAATGTTTATTTTATCCCTACGCTTCGCACTTTTGAGGGGTGGCTAATGAAATGTGGATTCAAAGAAATTGTAGTGATTGCGACACTAAAAACTGCCTTTGATGAGCAGCACAAGACGCAATGGAGTAGTGGAGAATCTTTGGAGGATTTTTTAGAGTCAAGCGGGGAACTCACGATTGAGGGCTATCCCGCACCCAAGCGTGCGTATTTAAAGGCTAAGAAGCTTTAA
- a CDS encoding group III truncated hemoglobin, whose amino-acid sequence MEKYDEICVESIDLLMDIFYAKIRADKSGVGEVFNNKIGTEDILWEKHKRKIANFWYGMLLNIGDYSGAPLKAHLDLPPFPREFFTIWLELFEESLKQIFCDEVATQILQRAQMIAARFQFMLYESRH is encoded by the coding sequence ATGGAAAAATATGATGAAATTTGTGTGGAAAGCATTGATTTGCTAATGGATATTTTTTATGCAAAGATTCGCGCGGATAAAAGCGGCGTGGGAGAGGTTTTTAATAACAAAATTGGCACAGAGGATATATTGTGGGAAAAGCATAAACGCAAGATTGCAAATTTTTGGTATGGAATGTTGCTAAATATCGGGGATTATAGTGGTGCGCCATTGAAAGCGCATTTGGATTTACCCCCTTTTCCAAGAGAATTTTTTACTATTTGGTTGGAATTGTTTGAGGAGAGCTTAAAGCAGATTTTTTGCGATGAGGTGGCGACGCAGATTCTACAAAGAGCGCAAATGATTGCCGCAAGATTCCAATTTATGCTTTATGAAAGCAGACATTAA
- a CDS encoding Crp/Fnr family transcriptional regulator has protein sequence MQDCFKILFSLGYKRFYHKEEILFFEGETPKQLFVLLSGKVRVYKTIEQSLKTRSRNAKKIAKEQILHQICAPNFIAEMPSFLNQPFPASAACDEECEILEISLATFQKQCMGNPTFCRELVASLCNKIKMLESHIAQNSLGLKERLMNFLHANETELAHLTQRQIAQKLNTSAESLSRVLRELKSQGVLNTQKGKIILKA, from the coding sequence ATGCAAGATTGTTTCAAAATATTATTTTCTTTGGGTTATAAACGTTTTTATCATAAAGAAGAAATTTTGTTCTTTGAGGGCGAGACTCCAAAACAACTTTTTGTGCTACTAAGTGGCAAAGTCAGAGTCTATAAAACCATAGAACAAAGCCTAAAAACTAGAAGTAGAAACGCAAAAAAAATAGCCAAAGAACAAATTTTACACCAAATTTGTGCGCCAAATTTCATTGCTGAAATGCCAAGCTTCTTAAACCAACCCTTTCCAGCTAGTGCAGCTTGCGATGAGGAATGCGAGATTTTAGAAATTAGTCTTGCAACTTTTCAAAAACAATGTATGGGAAATCCAACTTTCTGTCGTGAATTAGTTGCTTCACTTTGCAATAAAATCAAAATGCTAGAATCGCATATTGCTCAAAATTCCTTAGGATTAAAAGAGCGACTAATGAATTTTTTGCACGCAAATGAAACAGAGTTAGCACATTTAACACAGCGACAAATCGCCCAAAAGCTGAACACGAGTGCCGAATCTCTTTCGCGCGTATTAAGAGAACTCAAATCACAAGGAGTTTTAAACACACAAAAGGGGAAAATTATTTTAAAAGCCTAA
- a CDS encoding acetyltransferase, with protein MKKLAIFGAGGHGAVIAEILESQNLSFEILIDDNPKNKILNGITAISRAEFLNLANAKDFGILLAIGDNLMRQNLYHFFVKQGFCLPFVAHRRAIISKSAKIASGSVVMPNTVINARASIGMGAIINSGSIIEHDCRIGDFSHIAPSATLCGNVQVGDCTHIGAGSVIIEGKSIGQHCLIGAGSVVISDIPPHKKVVGNPAKKELR; from the coding sequence ATGAAAAAACTAGCAATATTTGGTGCTGGTGGGCACGGAGCAGTCATCGCAGAGATTTTAGAATCCCAAAATTTATCTTTTGAAATTCTCATTGACGACAATCCAAAAAACAAGATTCTTAATGGAATCACTGCCATTTCAAGAGCAGAATTTCTCAACCTAGCAAATGCTAAAGATTTTGGTATTCTCCTAGCGATTGGTGATAATTTGATGCGGCAGAATCTTTATCACTTTTTTGTCAAACAAGGATTCTGTTTGCCTTTTGTTGCACATCGTCGTGCTATAATCTCAAAATCCGCCAAAATTGCTAGCGGGAGTGTGGTAATGCCAAACACTGTTATCAACGCACGCGCTTCAATCGGAATGGGTGCGATAATCAATAGTGGGAGCATTATAGAACACGATTGCAGAATCGGGGATTTCTCCCATATTGCACCTAGTGCGACACTTTGTGGAAATGTGCAAGTTGGGGATTGCACACATATTGGTGCAGGAAGCGTGATTATTGAAGGGAAAAGTATTGGGCAACACTGCCTCATTGGTGCAGGAAGCGTAGTGATTAGCGACATACCACCGCATAAAAAAGTCGTTGGCAATCCGGCGAAAAAAGAATTAAGATAA
- the pglE gene encoding UDP-N-acetylbacillosamine transaminase produces MGFRFFLSPPQMSGNEQQYVQEAFESNYIAPLGAFVNTLEENVKSYTASPNALALNSGTSALHLALRVSGIGQGDFVLASSFTFIGSIDAILYQGAIPIFIDSDLESWNLSPKLLIRALESLPKKPKALIVTHLYGQCAKIAEIAEICAQYGILLIEDAAESLGAFYDKKHSGTFGEFGILSFNGNKIITTSGGGMLLGKNQEKTEKARYYSTQARENLPFYEHLDYGYNYRLSNICAAIGVGQLEQIEVKVSKRRKIFEWYQETLHKEVESQTLEFMPEIPNSRGNRWLTTLRFLSPKVNPLALVELLAKAGIESRPLWKPMHLQPLFRDSISCVDGTSQKLFESGICLPSGGALEKCDIDEIASLIQKFLKNR; encoded by the coding sequence ATGGGATTTAGATTTTTTTTATCTCCCCCACAAATGAGTGGCAACGAACAACAATATGTCCAAGAAGCTTTTGAAAGCAATTATATCGCCCCGCTTGGCGCATTTGTCAATACTCTGGAAGAAAATGTTAAATCTTACACAGCCTCTCCCAATGCCTTAGCACTCAATTCTGGCACATCAGCATTGCATTTAGCATTGCGCGTCAGCGGAATCGGGCAAGGCGATTTTGTGCTTGCAAGCAGTTTTACCTTTATTGGCTCTATTGATGCGATTCTTTATCAAGGCGCAATTCCAATCTTTATTGATAGCGACTTAGAATCTTGGAATCTAAGCCCAAAACTGCTAATACGAGCCCTAGAATCTCTGCCCAAAAAACCCAAAGCCCTAATTGTTACACATCTGTATGGACAATGCGCAAAAATTGCGGAGATTGCGGAGATTTGTGCGCAGTATGGAATCTTGCTCATTGAGGACGCCGCAGAATCACTCGGGGCATTTTATGATAAAAAACACAGCGGAACTTTCGGCGAATTTGGCATTTTATCCTTTAATGGAAACAAAATCATCACGACAAGCGGCGGAGGAATGTTGCTTGGCAAAAATCAAGAAAAGACAGAGAAAGCACGCTACTATTCTACTCAAGCACGCGAAAATCTACCCTTTTATGAGCATTTGGATTATGGCTATAATTATCGCTTAAGCAATATTTGCGCAGCCATTGGTGTGGGGCAGTTAGAACAAATTGAAGTCAAAGTCTCCAAAAGACGCAAAATTTTTGAATGGTATCAAGAAACATTGCACAAGGAAGTAGAATCCCAAACATTAGAATTTATGCCCGAGATTCCAAACTCAAGAGGGAATCGCTGGCTAACAACTTTACGCTTTTTAAGTCCCAAAGTCAATCCTCTTGCGCTCGTGGAATTGCTTGCCAAAGCAGGCATAGAATCTCGCCCTTTGTGGAAACCTATGCACCTACAACCACTTTTTAGGGATTCTATCTCTTGTGTAGATGGCACAAGCCAAAAACTTTTTGAAAGCGGAATCTGCCTACCAAGCGGTGGAGCATTAGAAAAATGCGACATTGATGAGATTGCAAGCCTTATTCAAAAATTCCTAAAGAATCGCTAG
- the pglF gene encoding UDP-N-acetylglucosamine 4,6-dehydratase (configuration-retaining), producing the protein MLQSVLFRPSNAKRIIFFVFIDLLVSYFTLVLSYDLRFSFQVPLEFNFAVVSVFYVLISLKILLLALFKIYLVPWRFFGLLEALKIFYAHILAYGIFCAIAFFGGAFGNFPLSVIGIDFVISSIFIGAIRISKRIYLENSPKNSPKPAVIFGANTQSATLIKAALNSEIPFYPLAIIEEDEKTFGNYISNLKIYPKSALKELIQKHKIKSAILTRSFSKPPLEGIFNELTQLGIDEIKIANLLKDDTQKTPSEPLKNISIEDLLSRPSKDLDKEVIGAFLKDKRVLITGAGGSIGSEIVRQCVEFGAQRIVLVEHSEFNLYAILEELCSQQNKDFKALLRPCLLSILEKDRFGALINEEKPDIIVHAAAYKHVPLCEYNQKSAIENNIIGSKNVLDSAIEAGVPKVVVISTDKAVRPTNVMGATKRIVELYAQNVESKSSEIVAVRFGNVLGSSGSVVPKFKAQIESGGPITVTHPEITRYFMLIPEACRLVLQAGAIAQGGEIFILDMGEPVKIVDLAKNMLRLYGKENEITIEFSGLRPGEKLYEELLLDESEGKTKYPSIQVARPTKYDIHKLNADITELMQCKDSKEHLAKLKEIVVEFHHNA; encoded by the coding sequence GTGCTACAATCCGTTTTATTCCGCCCAAGCAATGCCAAACGCATTATATTTTTTGTCTTTATAGACTTGCTTGTTTCTTATTTCACGCTCGTACTTTCTTATGATTTGCGCTTTAGCTTTCAAGTGCCTTTGGAATTTAATTTCGCAGTTGTATCGGTTTTTTATGTCTTAATTTCCTTAAAGATTCTGCTTTTGGCTTTATTCAAAATCTATCTTGTGCCGTGGCGATTCTTTGGGCTATTAGAAGCCTTAAAAATCTTTTATGCACACATCTTGGCTTATGGAATCTTTTGTGCCATTGCGTTTTTTGGAGGGGCGTTTGGAAACTTTCCCTTAAGTGTAATAGGTATTGACTTTGTAATTTCTAGTATTTTTATTGGAGCAATCAGAATCTCTAAGCGCATTTACTTGGAAAATTCACCCAAAAACTCCCCCAAACCCGCTGTGATTTTTGGAGCAAATACACAAAGTGCGACATTGATTAAAGCCGCCCTTAATAGCGAGATTCCATTTTATCCTCTTGCAATTATTGAAGAAGATGAAAAAACATTTGGGAATTACATCTCCAATCTCAAAATCTATCCCAAATCGGCTTTGAAAGAACTCATACAAAAGCATAAAATCAAATCCGCAATCCTCACGCGTTCTTTTTCCAAACCTCCTTTAGAGGGAATCTTTAACGAGCTGACACAATTAGGAATTGATGAAATTAAAATTGCAAATTTGCTCAAAGACGATACACAAAAAACCCCCTCTGAACCTCTTAAAAATATCTCTATTGAAGATTTGCTTTCGCGTCCAAGCAAGGATTTAGATAAGGAAGTCATCGGCGCGTTTCTAAAAGACAAAAGAGTGCTTATCACAGGGGCTGGAGGAAGTATCGGAAGCGAAATCGTGCGACAATGTGTAGAATTTGGCGCGCAAAGAATCGTTTTGGTAGAGCATAGTGAGTTTAACTTATATGCGATTTTAGAGGAACTCTGCTCCCAACAAAACAAAGACTTTAAAGCCTTGCTTCGTCCTTGCTTACTAAGCATTTTAGAAAAAGACCGCTTTGGTGCGCTCATCAACGAGGAAAAGCCCGACATTATCGTGCATGCTGCGGCTTACAAACATGTGCCGCTTTGTGAATACAATCAAAAAAGTGCGATTGAAAACAATATCATCGGAAGCAAAAATGTGCTAGATAGTGCGATTGAAGCAGGGGTGCCAAAAGTCGTTGTCATCTCTACGGACAAAGCGGTGCGTCCGACCAATGTAATGGGCGCAACCAAACGCATAGTAGAACTCTATGCGCAAAATGTAGAATCCAAGAGTAGTGAAATTGTCGCCGTTCGATTCGGAAATGTGTTAGGTAGTAGTGGCTCTGTCGTGCCAAAATTCAAGGCGCAAATAGAATCGGGTGGTCCTATTACCGTTACACACCCAGAAATCACACGCTATTTTATGCTAATTCCCGAAGCTTGTCGGCTCGTGTTGCAAGCCGGAGCAATTGCGCAAGGGGGGGAAATTTTTATTTTAGATATGGGAGAACCGGTTAAAATTGTAGATTTGGCGAAAAATATGTTACGACTTTATGGCAAAGAAAACGAAATTACGATTGAATTTAGCGGATTGCGTCCCGGTGAGAAGCTATATGAAGAATTGTTGCTTGATGAGAGTGAGGGAAAAACAAAATATCCCTCCATACAAGTGGCGCGTCCAACAAAATACGATATTCACAAACTTAACGCAGATATTACAGAACTTATGCAGTGCAAGGATTCTAAAGAACATCTTGCAAAACTTAAAGAAATCGTAGTAGAATTTCACCATAACGCATAA
- a CDS encoding glycosyltransferase: protein MNPTKQKTLAIVISSLRMGGAERVASFVANELASQYRIVLFVWNEKERFYPLNSNVEIRILATKNRGVLGNTLRIFKLWRAFKSEKVDLSISFIHQTNILSIFASKMARIPCIATEHSIFSALDSKFWRILRYLTYPLASCITTLTQQDLKHYHFVKNAYVLPNPVEIDCNPHTPPILESYRPYILSAGRMISSKGFDELIEAFRIFSAEFPQYSLLLAGDGIQRQALEEQAKGLKCKFLGKIESLAPYYAKAEFFSLASHREALSNVLIESLLCGTPVVSYDCPYGPKEIITCDGTTHNGILVKMDAKRVESLAAAFVEMAQNKKDYVKNTTLAYERFSSKVVLEKWQQLILDCLNKTPT, encoded by the coding sequence ATGAATCCTACCAAACAAAAAACCCTAGCAATCGTTATCTCCTCTCTTAGAATGGGTGGAGCAGAACGCGTAGCAAGCTTCGTCGCAAACGAACTTGCAAGTCAATATAGAATCGTGCTTTTTGTATGGAATGAGAAAGAAAGATTCTATCCACTAAATTCTAATGTGGAAATCCGAATCCTTGCAACCAAAAATCGTGGAGTACTTGGCAATACCTTGCGCATTTTTAAGCTTTGGAGAGCATTTAAGAGCGAAAAGGTGGATTTAAGCATTAGCTTTATTCATCAAACCAACATTTTAAGTATTTTCGCTTCCAAAATGGCTCGGATTCCTTGTATTGCAACAGAACATAGCATTTTTAGCGCGCTAGATTCCAAATTTTGGCGTATTTTGCGTTACTTGACTTATCCTTTGGCAAGCTGCATTACAACCCTCACGCAACAAGACTTAAAACATTATCACTTCGTCAAAAATGCCTATGTTTTGCCAAATCCTGTGGAAATAGACTGCAATCCTCACACCCCACCAATCCTAGAATCCTACCGACCTTACATCTTGAGTGCTGGGCGAATGATTTCCTCTAAAGGTTTTGATGAGTTAATAGAGGCTTTTAGAATCTTTAGCGCAGAGTTTCCGCAATATTCCTTGTTACTTGCGGGAGATGGAATCCAAAGACAAGCATTAGAGGAGCAAGCCAAAGGATTAAAATGTAAATTTCTAGGCAAGATAGAATCCCTTGCCCCTTACTATGCAAAGGCTGAATTTTTCTCCCTTGCAAGCCATAGGGAAGCCTTAAGCAATGTTTTAATTGAATCGCTTTTGTGTGGAACACCTGTGGTAAGCTATGATTGTCCTTATGGACCAAAGGAGATTATCACTTGCGATGGCACTACACACAATGGAATCTTAGTGAAAATGGACGCAAAAAGAGTGGAATCCCTTGCGGCTGCATTTGTTGAAATGGCGCAAAATAAAAAAGATTATGTCAAAAATACTACGTTGGCTTACGAACGCTTTTCATCTAAGGTTGTGCTAGAAAAATGGCAGCAACTCATTCTTGATTGCCTAAACAAAACACCTACTTAA
- a CDS encoding TFIIB-type zinc ribbon-containing protein: MLCPICSVDLVMSERNGVEIDYCPKCRGVWLDRGELDKIIERSTPQRQREVQNSQPNYQQDLRRSDSHYNDGYYKKKKRESWLGEIFDF, translated from the coding sequence ATGCTTTGCCCTATTTGCAGTGTAGATTTAGTAATGAGTGAAAGAAACGGTGTTGAAATTGATTACTGCCCAAAATGTCGCGGTGTGTGGCTAGATAGGGGAGAGCTAGATAAAATCATAGAAAGAAGTACCCCACAAAGACAAAGGGAAGTGCAAAATTCTCAACCCAACTATCAACAAGATTTGCGTAGATCAGATTCTCACTACAATGATGGCTATTACAAAAAGAAAAAGAGGGAGAGTTGGTTAGGAGAGATTTTTGATTTTTAA
- a CDS encoding nicotinamide-nucleotide amidohydrolase family protein, translated as MNILFCIGKNYRDFLPLNQFAQRFAREMIGDIHQIIFCDSLDLKINPENALFGSLGFSLQIADNLLIVADSQCFSKLLEFIQTTHKESNIKIPPITRKKMLKIECEVENQMRRIWLLDLQNSFENQTESQEDLQCFLESQFGECGEVYRTIFLYLLGLDAISAKILLEGIAKDFEVNLEILNTDSSLEILSATSKRDESLKEFVKVVQFSFGDKIFPSRNLAQSVIALLSQHHLKITAAESCTGGLIAYHLTKESGASNVFDGGVIGYANAIKESWLEVSSENLESFGAVSEAVVREMLEGALKLSGADFALATSGIAGPSGGSASKPIGTIFIGAKDRKGAEIIERLHFKGDRNYIQAQATIYAYLLFLKVFLSNY; from the coding sequence TTGAATATTTTATTTTGTATTGGCAAAAATTATCGTGATTTTCTCCCCTTAAATCAGTTTGCACAAAGATTTGCAAGAGAGATGATTGGCGACATTCATCAAATCATTTTTTGCGATTCTTTGGATTTGAAAATAAACCCCGAAAATGCTCTTTTTGGTTCTTTGGGCTTCAGCTTGCAGATTGCAGACAATCTCCTGATTGTCGCCGATAGTCAATGCTTTAGCAAATTATTAGAGTTTATCCAAACAACACACAAGGAATCCAATATAAAAATTCCTCCAATCACTAGAAAAAAAATGCTAAAAATAGAGTGTGAAGTAGAAAATCAAATGCGTAGAATTTGGCTATTGGATTTGCAAAATTCATTTGAAAATCAGACAGAATCGCAAGAGGATTTGCAATGTTTTTTAGAATCGCAGTTTGGCGAGTGTGGGGAAGTTTATCGCACGATATTTTTGTATCTTTTAGGCTTGGACGCAATCAGTGCGAAAATTCTTCTTGAGGGAATTGCAAAGGATTTTGAAGTCAATTTAGAGATTTTGAACACAGATTCTAGCTTAGAGATTCTAAGCGCGACAAGCAAGAGGGACGAATCTTTAAAGGAGTTTGTGAAAGTCGTTCAATTCTCTTTTGGGGACAAAATTTTTCCTAGTCGTAACCTTGCACAAAGCGTAATTGCTCTACTTTCTCAACATCATCTTAAAATTACTGCAGCAGAAAGTTGCACAGGAGGGTTAATTGCTTACCATTTGACAAAAGAAAGTGGTGCAAGCAATGTATTTGATGGGGGTGTGATTGGTTATGCTAATGCAATCAAAGAATCTTGGCTGGAGGTTTCAAGCGAAAACTTAGAATCCTTTGGTGCAGTGAGTGAAGCGGTGGTGCGTGAGATGTTAGAGGGTGCATTGAAACTCTCTGGGGCTGATTTTGCGCTTGCAACAAGCGGAATTGCAGGACCAAGCGGAGGAAGCGCGAGCAAACCTATCGGAACAATATTTATCGGTGCAAAGGACAGAAAAGGTGCGGAAATCATTGAGCGATTGCATTTTAAAGGGGATAGAAATTATATTCAAGCGCAAGCTACTATTTATGCTTATTTATTGTTTTTAAAGGTTTTTTTATCAAACTATTGA
- the ppk2 gene encoding polyphosphate kinase 2: protein MGKVLVVRPEDEKPGEVYNGKGKLNKKFYEKEITKLQIELIKLQNWVKKYNKKIIIILEGRDAAGKGGTIKALREHLNPRGCRVVALQKPSDVEMTQWYFQRYIDELPNGGEIVFFDRSWYNRAGVEKVMNFCTNDQYREFIIQVSHLEQMLIESGYILFKFFLDVGREEQKKRIESRKDEPLKRWKLSPIDELSLNLWDEYTETFEKMFSRTHTPFAPWLIVDSNDKKRARINLARILLSKLDYEDKDVENVCLLADPGIVTTYSSVRAFSQDNEALKKKKDKEKDKKKDKK, encoded by the coding sequence ATGGGAAAAGTTTTAGTTGTGCGCCCAGAAGATGAAAAACCGGGTGAAGTCTATAATGGCAAAGGCAAATTGAATAAAAAATTTTATGAAAAAGAAATCACAAAACTACAAATTGAACTCATCAAACTGCAAAATTGGGTAAAAAAATACAACAAAAAAATCATTATTATTTTGGAAGGTCGTGATGCAGCAGGCAAAGGAGGCACAATTAAAGCATTAAGAGAGCATTTAAACCCACGCGGTTGTCGTGTCGTAGCACTACAAAAACCTAGTGATGTAGAAATGACACAATGGTATTTTCAACGTTATATTGATGAATTGCCAAATGGTGGGGAAATCGTGTTTTTTGACCGCAGTTGGTATAATCGTGCGGGGGTTGAAAAGGTGATGAATTTCTGCACAAATGACCAATATAGAGAATTTATCATTCAAGTTTCACACTTAGAACAAATGCTGATTGAGAGTGGATATATACTTTTCAAATTTTTCTTAGATGTTGGACGCGAAGAGCAAAAAAAGCGCATTGAAAGCCGCAAAGATGAGCCGCTTAAACGTTGGAAACTAAGTCCAATTGATGAGCTATCTTTGAATCTTTGGGACGAATATACCGAAACATTTGAAAAAATGTTTTCACGCACGCATACTCCTTTTGCTCCTTGGCTCATTGTGGATTCTAACGACAAAAAACGTGCGCGTATCAATCTTGCGAGAATCTTACTCTCTAAGCTAGACTATGAAGATAAAGATGTAGAGAATGTATGTTTGTTAGCCGACCCGGGCATTGTAACAACTTATTCTAGCGTTAGAGCATTCTCTCAAGACAATGAAGCCCTAAAGAAAAAGAAAGACAAAGAAAAAGATAAAAAGAAAGACAAAAAATAG
- the yedF gene encoding sulfurtransferase-like selenium metabolism protein YedF has product MQQEIIPNFRLDLQGEPCPYPAVRTLEVLPELKSGEILEVLSDCPQSINNIPIDAKNHGYEVLGVEQLGATIRYLIKKP; this is encoded by the coding sequence ATGCAACAAGAAATTATCCCAAATTTTAGATTAGACTTGCAAGGTGAGCCTTGCCCTTATCCTGCGGTAAGAACTCTGGAGGTTTTGCCCGAGCTTAAAAGTGGCGAGATTTTGGAAGTGCTAAGTGATTGCCCACAAAGCATTAATAATATCCCCATTGATGCGAAAAATCACGGCTATGAAGTGTTAGGAGTAGAGCAGCTAGGAGCCACGATAAGGTATCTTATTAAGAAGCCTTAG